A single region of the Acidobacteriota bacterium genome encodes:
- a CDS encoding type I pantothenate kinase, giving the protein MTTAATALSRFITFDRAAWAHLRDSTPLTLSEADLSALRGVNDALSLDEVVQIYLPLSRLLNLYVHASQGLYRTTQTFLGNNGHQVPFIIGLAGSVAVGKSTTARILQALLSRWPNHPSVDLVTTDGFLFPNAVLESRGLMKRKGFPESYDRARLVRFLADVKGGVPEVHAPVYSHQRYDIVPGAVQTVRQPDVVIVEGLNVLQAPPDQRDTDHLFASDFFDFSIYVDAQERDIEQWYVARFLRLVETVFQDADSYFHRYASLDEREARETAAHIWTEINAPNLRENIQPTRMRAHLILTKGPHHTVERVQLRRV; this is encoded by the coding sequence ATGACGACAGCCGCCACCGCGCTCTCGCGGTTCATCACCTTCGACCGCGCGGCGTGGGCGCACTTGCGCGACAGCACGCCGCTCACGCTCTCCGAGGCGGATCTGAGTGCGCTGCGCGGCGTCAACGACGCGCTCTCGCTCGACGAGGTCGTGCAGATTTACCTGCCGCTGTCGCGACTGCTGAACCTGTACGTGCACGCATCGCAGGGGCTCTACCGCACCACGCAGACCTTCCTCGGCAACAACGGCCATCAGGTGCCGTTCATCATCGGGCTGGCCGGAAGCGTGGCCGTCGGCAAGAGCACCACCGCGCGCATCCTCCAGGCGCTGCTCTCGCGCTGGCCGAATCACCCGTCGGTTGATCTCGTGACGACCGACGGGTTCCTCTTCCCGAATGCGGTGCTCGAAAGCCGCGGCCTGATGAAGCGCAAAGGGTTCCCGGAGAGCTACGACAGGGCGCGCCTCGTGCGCTTCCTCGCCGACGTGAAGGGCGGCGTCCCGGAGGTCCACGCGCCCGTCTACTCACACCAGCGCTACGACATCGTGCCCGGCGCCGTGCAGACGGTGCGACAGCCGGACGTCGTCATCGTCGAAGGGCTGAACGTGCTGCAGGCGCCGCCGGATCAGCGCGACACCGATCACCTGTTCGCGTCGGACTTCTTCGACTTCTCGATCTACGTCGACGCGCAGGAGCGCGACATCGAGCAGTGGTACGTCGCGCGCTTCCTGCGTCTCGTCGAGACGGTGTTCCAGGATGCCGACTCGTACTTTCACAGGTACGCGTCGCTCGACGAACGCGAGGCGCGCGAGACGGCCGCGCACATCTGGACCGAGATCAACGCCCCCAACCTGCGCGAGAACATCCAGCCCACGCGCATGCGAGCCCACCTGATCCTGACGAAGGGCCCGCACCACACCGTCGAACGCGTCCAGCTCAGGCGCGTCTGA